A window of the Kosakonia sp. BYX6 genome harbors these coding sequences:
- the rcsC gene encoding two-component system sensor histidine kinase RcsC, giving the protein MKYLVSFRSTLKVSRYLFRALALLLWLLIAFFSVFYIVNALHDKESEIRQEFNLSSDQAQRYIQRTSDVMKELKYIAENRLTAENGILTSRTRGDKTEVPAFLPLFPDSDCSAMGNSWRGSLESLAWFMRYWRDNFSAAYDLNRVFLIGSDNLCMADFGLRDMPVERDDTLKSLHERIVKYRNAPQDERSNNVYWMSQGPRPGIGYFYALTPVYLGNRLQALLGTEQSIRMENFYTPGSLPIGVTIIDDNGHTLISLNGQDSGITADPHWLQERSWFGYTSGFRELILKKSLPPSSLSVVYSVPVDLVLERIRMLILNAVLLNVLVGVALFTLARMYERRIFIPAENDAQRLEEHEQFNRKIVASAPVGICILRTQDGTNILSNELAHNYLNMLTHEDRQRLTQIICGQQVNFVDVLTSNNTNLQISFVHSRYRNENVAICVLVDVSARVKMEESLQEMAQAAEQASQSKSMFLATVSHELRTPLYGIIGNLDLLQTKELPKGVDRLVTAMNNSSSLLLKIISDILDFSKIESEQLKIEPREFSPREVMSHITANYLPLVVRKQLGLYCFIEPDVPVSLNGDPMRLQQVISNLLSNSIKFTDIGCIVLHVQRDADYLSIRVRDTGVGIPGKEVVRLFDPFFQVGTGVQRNFQGTGLGLAICEKLINMMDGDIAVDTEPGMGSQFTIRIPLYNTVPSVRADVDGLADTCCWLAVRNASLSQYLQTLLSWNGIQVKQYDGRELGNQDTLISDDELAQPWTGRAAVIFCRRHIGIPLERAPGEWLHSVASPHDLLALLGRIYRVQVVEPQTTTALPAETADVSHNDDMMILVVDDHPINRRLLADQLGSLGYQCKTANDGVDALNVLSKNPIDIVLSDVNMPNMDGYRLTQRIRQLGLTLPVIGVTANALAEEKQRCLESGMDSCLSKPVTLDVLKQTLAAYAARVRNGRK; this is encoded by the coding sequence TTGAAATACCTCGTCTCTTTTCGCAGTACCCTGAAAGTCTCCCGCTATTTGTTCAGGGCGCTGGCGCTATTGCTTTGGCTGTTGATTGCCTTTTTCTCTGTCTTTTACATCGTTAATGCCTTGCATGATAAAGAGTCGGAAATTCGCCAGGAATTCAACCTAAGTTCCGATCAGGCGCAGCGCTACATTCAGCGTACCTCTGATGTGATGAAGGAGCTGAAGTACATTGCTGAAAACCGCCTGACGGCGGAAAACGGCATTCTCACGTCGCGCACCCGCGGCGACAAAACCGAAGTGCCCGCATTTTTACCGCTGTTCCCGGATTCTGACTGTTCCGCCATGGGTAACTCCTGGCGTGGTTCGCTGGAATCGCTGGCGTGGTTTATGCGCTACTGGCGCGATAATTTCTCTGCCGCTTACGATCTGAACCGTGTTTTTTTGATTGGCAGCGACAATCTCTGTATGGCCGATTTTGGCCTGCGCGATATGCCGGTCGAGCGTGACGACACCCTGAAAAGCCTGCATGAACGTATTGTGAAATACCGCAATGCGCCGCAGGACGAGCGCAGCAACAACGTCTATTGGATGAGCCAGGGGCCGCGTCCGGGCATCGGGTATTTTTACGCGCTGACGCCGGTTTATCTCGGCAATCGCCTGCAAGCATTGCTCGGCACCGAGCAGTCGATCCGTATGGAAAACTTCTACACACCTGGCAGCTTACCGATCGGCGTGACCATTATTGATGACAATGGTCATACACTGATTTCCCTGAACGGGCAGGATAGCGGCATTACCGCCGATCCGCACTGGTTGCAGGAGCGCTCGTGGTTTGGCTACACCTCCGGTTTCCGCGAATTAATCCTGAAAAAGAGCCTGCCACCATCTTCGTTAAGCGTGGTCTATTCAGTGCCGGTGGATCTGGTGCTGGAACGCATTCGCATGCTGATCCTTAACGCCGTGTTGCTCAATGTGCTGGTTGGCGTTGCGCTGTTTACCCTGGCGCGCATGTATGAACGACGCATCTTTATTCCGGCGGAAAATGATGCGCAGCGCCTTGAAGAACATGAACAGTTCAACCGCAAAATCGTTGCTTCCGCGCCGGTCGGCATCTGCATCCTGCGCACGCAGGACGGCACCAATATTCTGAGTAACGAGCTGGCGCATAACTACCTCAATATGCTGACGCACGAAGACCGCCAGCGGCTGACGCAAATCATTTGCGGTCAGCAGGTCAATTTTGTCGATGTGCTGACCAGCAACAATACCAATCTGCAAATCAGCTTTGTGCATTCGCGCTATCGCAATGAAAACGTGGCGATTTGCGTGCTGGTGGATGTCTCTGCACGCGTCAAAATGGAAGAGTCGTTGCAGGAGATGGCGCAAGCGGCAGAGCAGGCGAGCCAGTCGAAATCGATGTTCCTGGCGACCGTCAGCCACGAATTGCGCACGCCTTTGTACGGCATTATCGGTAATCTTGATCTGCTGCAAACCAAAGAGCTGCCAAAAGGCGTCGACAGGCTGGTCACGGCGATGAATAACTCGTCCAGCCTGTTGCTGAAAATCATCAGCGATATTCTCGACTTCTCGAAAATTGAATCTGAGCAGTTAAAAATCGAGCCACGCGAGTTTTCACCGCGCGAAGTGATGAGCCATATTACCGCCAACTATTTGCCGCTGGTGGTGCGTAAACAATTGGGGCTGTACTGCTTTATTGAGCCGGATGTGCCGGTGTCATTAAATGGCGACCCGATGCGTTTACAGCAGGTGATTTCTAACCTGCTCAGCAACTCAATTAAATTTACCGATATTGGCTGTATCGTCCTGCACGTGCAGCGTGATGCGGATTATCTCAGCATTCGCGTGCGAGATACCGGCGTGGGGATCCCTGGCAAAGAAGTGGTGCGCTTGTTCGACCCGTTCTTCCAGGTGGGAACGGGCGTGCAGCGTAACTTCCAGGGCACCGGGTTGGGGCTGGCGATTTGCGAAAAGCTGATCAACATGATGGACGGCGATATCGCGGTGGATACCGAACCGGGTATGGGCAGCCAGTTCACGATCCGCATTCCGCTCTATAACACAGTGCCGTCGGTGCGCGCGGATGTCGACGGGCTGGCGGATACCTGTTGCTGGCTGGCGGTGCGTAACGCGTCGTTGTCGCAATATCTGCAAACGCTGCTTAGCTGGAACGGCATTCAGGTGAAACAGTACGATGGGCGCGAGTTAGGAAATCAAGACACATTGATTTCCGATGATGAACTGGCGCAGCCGTGGACCGGGCGTGCCGCGGTTATTTTCTGCCGTCGCCATATTGGTATTCCGCTGGAACGCGCACCGGGCGAATGGCTGCACAGCGTCGCGTCACCGCACGACCTGCTGGCTTTGCTGGGACGTATTTATCGCGTGCAGGTGGTTGAGCCGCAAACGACCACTGCGTTGCCGGCTGAAACAGCTGATGTGTCGCATAACGACGATATGATGATTCTGGTGGTCGACGATCATCCTATCAACCGCCGTTTACTGGCCGATCAACTGGGTTCACTGGGTTACCAGTGTAAGACCGCGAATGACGGCGTGGATGCGTTGAACGTACTGAGTAAGAACCCGATCGATATCGTGCTCAGCGATGTCAACATGCCGAATATGGACGGTTATCGCCTGACGCAGCGTATTCGCCAGTTGGGCCTGACGCTACCGGTTATCGGCGTCACCGCCAATGCGCTGGCGGAAGAGAAACAGCGTTGTCTGGAGTCGGGCATGGATAGTTGCCTGTCGAAACCGGTGACGCTGGATGTGCTGAAGCAAACGCTGGCTGCTTATGCAGCGCGGGTACGAAACGGCAGGAAATAA
- the rcsD gene encoding phosphotransferase RcsD yields the protein MSQSDTMIPGKFSLIPGNITRYFLLLIIVLLVTMGVMIQSAVNAWLKDKSYQIVDTTHAIHKRIDMWRYATWQIYDNIAAAPPATPGDGLQETRLKQDVYYLEKPRRKTEALIFGSHDSSTLEMTQRISTYLDTLWGAETVPWSMYYLNGQDNSMILVSTLPLKDLTSGFKDSTISNIVDTRRAEMLQQANALDERESFSSLRRLAWQNGHYFTLRTTFNQPGHLATVVAFDLPINDLIPPGMTLDSFRLDPDTAPVNARGQDKEANDSVSVNFNSSRIEISSSLSGTGLRLVWQVPFGTLMLDTLQNVLLPLLLNIGLLALALFGYTTFRQQPGRKTDNLAAPGANNELRVLRAFNEEIVSLLPLGLLVHDQEANRTVLSNKIADHLLPHLNLQNITAMADQHQGVIQATINNELYEIRQFRSQVASRTQIFIIRDQDREVLVNKKLKQAQRLYEKNQQGRATFMSNLADSLKQPVKALASEAAALQSEEANQLASHADRLVQLVDEIQLANMLESDSWKGSPSLFSIQDLIDEVVPEVLPVIKRKGLQLLINNHLPANEERHGDRDALRRILLLLIQYAVTTTQMGKITLEVNMDESAEDRLTFRILDTGIGVNASEIDNLHFPFLNDTQSDQYGKANALTFWLCDQLARKLGGHLNIKAREDLGTRYSLHVKMAARSQQAESEEKLLDDVVAMIDITSNEIRNIVVRQLENWGASCISPDERLSSQEYDLFLTDNPSNLTASGLLLSDDEAGVRKIGPGQLRVNFNMSNAMQGAILQLIEEQLAQGDVPESPLGGDENAELHASGYYALFVDTVPDDVKRLYTESASRDFAALAQTAHRLKGVFAMLNLVPGKQLCETLEQLIRESDAPGIENYISDIDAYVKSLL from the coding sequence ATGAGTCAATCTGACACAATGATCCCTGGCAAATTTTCCCTTATACCGGGCAACATTACCCGTTACTTTCTTTTATTGATTATTGTCCTGCTGGTAACGATGGGGGTGATGATCCAAAGTGCGGTCAATGCCTGGCTAAAAGACAAAAGCTATCAAATCGTCGATACCACACACGCCATCCATAAACGCATTGATATGTGGCGCTATGCCACCTGGCAAATCTACGACAATATCGCCGCAGCGCCTCCCGCCACACCCGGTGACGGTTTGCAGGAAACGCGTTTGAAGCAGGATGTTTACTACCTGGAAAAACCACGACGCAAAACTGAAGCGCTGATTTTCGGCTCGCATGACAGCTCGACGCTGGAGATGACTCAGCGCATTTCGACCTATCTGGATACGTTGTGGGGCGCGGAAACGGTGCCGTGGTCGATGTATTATCTCAACGGCCAGGATAACAGCATGATTCTGGTCTCGACGCTGCCGCTCAAAGATCTCACCTCCGGCTTTAAAGACTCGACCATCAGCAATATTGTCGATACGCGCCGCGCAGAGATGTTGCAGCAGGCCAACGCCCTTGATGAGCGCGAAAGTTTCTCTTCTCTGCGCCGCCTGGCCTGGCAAAACGGCCACTACTTTACGTTGCGTACCACCTTCAATCAACCAGGTCATTTAGCGACCGTGGTTGCTTTTGATCTGCCGATTAACGATCTGATTCCGCCGGGCATGACGCTGGACAGCTTCCGCCTCGATCCGGATACCGCACCCGTTAATGCGCGCGGGCAGGATAAAGAAGCGAACGACAGCGTTTCCGTCAATTTCAACAGTTCACGAATTGAGATCTCCTCTTCACTGAGCGGAACCGGTTTACGGCTGGTCTGGCAGGTGCCGTTTGGCACGCTGATGCTCGATACATTGCAGAACGTTTTGCTGCCGCTGCTGCTAAACATTGGTTTGCTGGCGTTAGCGCTGTTCGGTTACACCACGTTCCGCCAACAGCCGGGGCGCAAAACCGACAACCTGGCCGCTCCCGGTGCGAATAATGAGTTACGCGTGCTGCGCGCGTTTAATGAAGAGATTGTCTCGCTGCTGCCGCTCGGGCTGCTGGTGCACGATCAGGAAGCGAACCGCACGGTGCTAAGCAACAAAATCGCCGACCATCTGCTACCGCACCTTAATCTGCAAAATATCACCGCGATGGCCGATCAGCACCAGGGTGTGATCCAGGCGACCATCAATAATGAATTGTATGAAATCCGCCAGTTTCGCAGCCAGGTCGCCTCGCGCACGCAGATCTTTATTATTCGCGACCAGGATCGCGAAGTGCTGGTGAATAAAAAGCTCAAGCAGGCCCAGCGGTTGTACGAGAAAAACCAGCAGGGTCGTGCCACCTTTATGAGCAACCTCGCGGACTCGCTGAAACAGCCGGTGAAAGCGTTGGCCAGCGAAGCAGCGGCGTTGCAAAGTGAGGAAGCGAACCAGTTGGCGAGTCATGCCGACAGGCTGGTGCAACTGGTGGATGAAATTCAACTGGCGAATATGCTGGAAAGCGACAGTTGGAAAGGCTCCCCTTCTCTGTTCTCGATTCAGGATTTGATCGATGAAGTAGTGCCGGAAGTTCTGCCAGTTATCAAGCGCAAAGGCTTGCAGCTATTGATCAACAACCATCTGCCGGCCAATGAAGAGCGGCACGGCGATCGCGATGCGCTGCGCCGTATTTTGCTGCTGCTGATTCAGTACGCGGTGACTACCACGCAAATGGGCAAAATCACCCTTGAGGTGAATATGGATGAGTCGGCGGAGGATCGCCTGACATTCCGCATTCTTGATACCGGCATCGGCGTGAACGCCAGCGAGATCGACAACCTGCACTTCCCGTTCCTCAACGATACGCAGAGCGATCAGTATGGCAAAGCCAACGCCCTCACCTTCTGGCTGTGCGATCAACTGGCGCGCAAATTGGGCGGCCATTTAAATATCAAAGCGCGCGAAGATCTCGGTACCCGTTATTCATTACATGTGAAAATGGCAGCCCGATCACAGCAAGCAGAAAGTGAAGAAAAATTACTCGATGACGTTGTGGCGATGATCGATATTACGTCCAACGAAATCCGTAATATCGTAGTACGCCAGTTGGAAAACTGGGGAGCAAGCTGCATTTCCCCGGATGAGCGGCTATCCAGTCAAGAATATGACCTCTTTTTGACAGATAATCCGTCTAATCTTACTGCCTCCGGCTTGCTTTTAAGCGATGATGAAGCTGGCGTGCGGAAAATTGGTCCTGGCCAATTGCGCGTCAACTTTAATATGAGCAATGCGATGCAAGGAGCAATATTGCAGCTTATAGAAGAGCAACTGGCGCAGGGGGATGTACCGGAATCGCCTTTGGGGGGCGATGAAAACGCCGAACTCCACGCCAGCGGCTATTACGCGCTGTTTGTTGACACAGTACCCGATGATGTTAAGAGGTTGTATACTGAGTCGGCGTCGCGCGATTTCGCTGCGCTGGCACAAACGGCACACCGCCTGAAAGGGGTGTTTGCCATGCTTAATCTGGTACCTGGTAAGCAGTTGTGTGAAACGCTGGAGCAGTTAATTCGTGAGAGTGACGCTCCAGGCATAGAAAATTACATCAGCGACATTGACGCTTACGTCAAGAGCTTGCTGTAG
- a CDS encoding porin OmpC, producing MKVKVLSLLVPALLVAGAANAAEVYNKDGNKLDLYGKVDGLHYFSDDDGSDGDQSYVRFGFKGETQVNDQVTGYGQWEYNVQANNTESSSDQAWTRLAFAGIRVADAGSFDYGRNYGVIYDVTSWTDVLPEFGGDTYGADNFLQSRANGVATYRNTDFFGLVDGLNFALQYQGKNGSASGENDTGRSTLKQNGDGYGASLTWDLGEGFSIGGAVSSSKRSADQNALGNDALYGQGDRAEVYSGGLKYDANNIYLAAQYSQTYNATRFGNSQSTSDIYGFANKAQNFEVVAQYQFDFGLRPSIAYLQSKGKDITNNTGTANFGDQDILKYVDVGATYYFNKNMSTYVDYKINLLDDNTFTRQAGISTDDIVALGLVYQF from the coding sequence ATGAAAGTTAAAGTACTGTCCCTCCTGGTACCGGCTCTGCTGGTAGCGGGCGCAGCGAATGCGGCTGAAGTTTATAACAAAGATGGCAATAAATTAGACCTGTATGGCAAAGTTGATGGTCTGCATTACTTTTCTGATGACGACGGTTCTGATGGTGACCAGTCTTATGTTCGTTTCGGCTTCAAAGGCGAAACACAGGTCAATGATCAAGTAACCGGCTACGGTCAGTGGGAATACAACGTCCAGGCTAACAATACCGAGTCCTCAAGCGATCAGGCATGGACCCGTCTGGCATTCGCCGGTATTCGCGTTGCTGACGCTGGCTCTTTCGACTACGGTCGTAACTACGGCGTTATTTATGACGTCACTTCCTGGACCGACGTTCTGCCGGAATTCGGCGGCGACACCTACGGTGCAGACAACTTCCTGCAATCCCGTGCTAACGGCGTTGCAACCTACCGCAACACTGACTTCTTCGGTCTGGTTGATGGCCTGAACTTTGCTCTGCAGTATCAGGGCAAAAATGGCAGTGCAAGCGGCGAGAACGACACTGGTCGTAGCACGCTGAAACAGAATGGCGACGGCTACGGCGCGTCCCTGACCTGGGATCTGGGTGAAGGCTTCAGTATTGGTGGCGCAGTGTCTTCTTCCAAACGTTCTGCTGACCAAAACGCGCTCGGCAATGACGCGCTGTATGGCCAAGGCGATCGCGCTGAAGTGTACAGCGGCGGCCTGAAATACGATGCCAACAATATCTACCTGGCTGCCCAGTACTCTCAGACCTATAACGCAACGCGCTTTGGTAATTCTCAGAGCACCAGCGACATCTACGGTTTTGCCAACAAAGCGCAGAACTTCGAAGTGGTTGCTCAGTACCAGTTCGACTTCGGTCTGCGTCCGTCTATCGCTTACCTGCAATCTAAAGGTAAGGACATCACCAACAACACCGGCACGGCTAACTTCGGTGATCAGGATATCCTGAAATATGTTGATGTTGGCGCGACTTACTACTTCAACAAAAACATGTCCACCTACGTTGATTACAAAATCAACCTGCTGGACGACAACACCTTTACTCGTCAGGCTGGCATCAGCACCGACGACATCGTTGCACTGGGCCTGGTTTACCAGTTCTAA
- the ada gene encoding bifunctional DNA-binding transcriptional regulator/O6-methylguanine-DNA methyltransferase Ada yields the protein MNDTTLLDDQRWQDVLARNPQADGQFVFAVLTTGIFCRPSCTARHALRQNVRFYPDVQSAIAAGFRPCKRCQPDKAHPQQQRLDKVAKACRLLEQDSPITLEQLAEAVAMSPYHFHRLFKSVTGMTPKAWQLAFRARRLRTTLGENNTITDAVLAAGFPDSSSYYRQADAALGMTAGQFRRGGEASDVWFTCSRCTLGHCLVAESERGICAILLADSDEQLLEELRNLFPHARRAEGNAAFSERVAQVIRRLDHADSPFTLPLDLRGTAFQMRVWQALREIPAGETVSYQALAMKIGKPGAVRAVASACAANKLAIVIPCHRVVRQNGALSGYRWGTARKAQLLQREANEEET from the coding sequence ATGAACGATACCACTTTATTAGATGATCAACGCTGGCAGGACGTGCTGGCGCGTAACCCGCAAGCGGACGGTCAGTTCGTGTTTGCCGTGCTGACCACCGGTATCTTTTGCCGTCCTTCCTGTACGGCGCGCCACGCCCTGCGCCAGAACGTCCGTTTTTATCCGGATGTGCAAAGCGCCATTGCCGCAGGTTTTCGCCCGTGCAAACGCTGCCAGCCAGATAAAGCCCACCCGCAACAACAGCGGCTTGATAAAGTCGCCAAAGCTTGTCGCCTGCTGGAGCAAGATTCGCCGATAACGCTCGAACAATTGGCTGAGGCGGTCGCGATGAGCCCGTACCACTTTCACCGTTTATTCAAATCCGTTACCGGGATGACGCCGAAAGCCTGGCAACTGGCGTTTCGCGCCAGGCGTTTGCGCACCACCCTCGGCGAAAACAACACCATTACCGACGCGGTGCTGGCGGCCGGTTTTCCCGACAGCAGCAGTTATTATCGCCAGGCGGATGCTGCGCTGGGCATGACCGCCGGACAGTTTCGGCGTGGCGGCGAAGCGTCGGATGTCTGGTTCACTTGTAGCCGCTGTACGCTGGGGCATTGCCTGGTGGCGGAAAGCGAGCGCGGCATCTGTGCGATTTTGCTGGCAGACAGTGATGAACAATTGCTTGAAGAGCTGCGCAATCTGTTTCCGCATGCCCGCCGGGCGGAGGGAAACGCGGCGTTCAGCGAACGCGTCGCGCAAGTGATTCGCCGTCTTGATCATGCCGATTCGCCTTTTACCCTGCCGTTAGATTTGCGCGGTACTGCTTTTCAGATGCGGGTGTGGCAAGCGCTGCGAGAAATCCCCGCTGGCGAAACCGTCAGCTATCAGGCGTTGGCGATGAAAATAGGCAAACCCGGCGCGGTCAGAGCGGTAGCCAGTGCTTGCGCCGCCAACAAGTTGGCGATTGTCATTCCCTGCCACCGCGTGGTGCGCCAGAACGGCGCGCTTTCTGGTTACCGCTGGGGAACGGCGCGCAAAGCGCAACTATTGCAGCGCGAAGCAAATGAAGAGGAGACCTGA
- the apbE gene encoding FAD:protein FMN transferase ApbE, whose translation MAMTFLRAGVVAVLFVLTGCDSDNPAKPTVLEGKTMGTFWRVSVVNVERQQAQALQQKIQTQLDADDHLLSTWKNDSSLMRFNHASSTVPWPVSAAMADIVTTALRVGDKTDGAMDITVGPLVNLWGFGPDKQPVKTPDQAQIAAAKARTGLQHLAVINRAGEQFLQKDLPDLFVDLSTVGEGYAADHLAQLMEREGIARYLVSVGGALASRGMNAQGQPWRVAIQKPTDRENAAQAVVDINGHGISTSGSYRNYYELDGKRISHIIDPRTGRPIEHALVSVTVIAPTALEADAWDTGLMVLGTEQAKDVVKREGLAVFMIIKQGEGFTTWMSPQFSAFLVSEKN comes from the coding sequence ATGGCGATGACTTTTCTTCGCGCCGGTGTGGTTGCGGTGCTCTTCGTTTTAACTGGTTGCGACAGCGATAACCCGGCAAAGCCAACCGTGCTGGAAGGCAAAACCATGGGCACATTCTGGCGTGTCAGCGTCGTCAATGTTGAGCGCCAGCAAGCGCAGGCACTCCAGCAAAAAATTCAGACGCAACTGGATGCCGACGACCACTTACTGTCGACGTGGAAAAATGACTCGTCATTAATGCGCTTCAACCACGCGTCCAGCACCGTGCCGTGGCCGGTGAGCGCCGCGATGGCGGACATTGTCACCACCGCGTTGCGGGTAGGGGATAAAACCGATGGCGCAATGGATATTACCGTCGGCCCGCTGGTGAATTTATGGGGATTCGGCCCGGATAAGCAGCCGGTGAAAACGCCGGATCAGGCGCAGATCGCGGCGGCGAAAGCCCGAACGGGCCTGCAACATTTAGCCGTGATCAATCGCGCGGGCGAGCAGTTTTTGCAAAAAGATCTGCCGGATCTGTTTGTTGATTTATCCACCGTCGGTGAAGGTTACGCAGCGGATCATTTGGCACAACTAATGGAACGGGAAGGCATCGCGCGCTATTTGGTCTCCGTTGGCGGCGCGCTCGCCAGCCGCGGCATGAATGCGCAAGGGCAACCGTGGCGCGTGGCGATCCAGAAGCCAACCGATCGGGAAAACGCCGCGCAAGCGGTGGTCGATATTAATGGTCACGGCATCAGCACTTCCGGCAGTTATCGCAACTATTACGAACTCGATGGCAAGCGCATCTCGCACATTATCGACCCGCGCACCGGTCGCCCCATTGAACACGCACTGGTGTCGGTGACGGTGATTGCGCCAACCGCGCTGGAAGCCGATGCCTGGGATACCGGCTTAATGGTGCTCGGCACCGAGCAGGCGAAAGACGTGGTGAAAAGGGAAGGGCTGGCGGTGTTTATGATTATCAAACAAGGCGAGGGCTTTACCACCTGGATGTCGCCGCAGTTTTCCGCATTCCTCGTCAGCGAAAAAAATTAA
- the rcsB gene encoding response regulator transcription factor RcsB has product MNNMNVIIADDHPIVLFGIRKSLEQIEWVNVVGEFEDSTALINNLPKLEAHVLITDLSMPGDKYGDGITLIKYIKRHFPALSIIVLTMNNNPAILSAVLDLDIEGIVLKQGAPTDLPKALAALQKGKKFTPESVSRLLEKISAGGYGDKRLSPKESEVLRLFAEGFLVTEIAKKLNRSIKTISSQKKSAMMKLGVDNDIALLNYLSSVTLTQTEKE; this is encoded by the coding sequence ATGAACAATATGAACGTAATTATTGCCGATGACCATCCGATTGTACTGTTCGGTATTCGTAAGTCACTCGAACAAATCGAATGGGTCAACGTAGTCGGTGAATTTGAAGACTCTACAGCGCTCATTAACAACCTGCCGAAACTTGAGGCACATGTATTGATCACCGATCTGTCAATGCCGGGCGACAAATACGGCGATGGCATCACGTTGATCAAATACATCAAGCGCCACTTCCCGGCGCTGTCGATTATTGTGCTTACCATGAACAATAACCCGGCCATCCTGAGTGCCGTGCTGGATCTGGACATTGAAGGTATTGTGCTGAAACAGGGCGCGCCGACAGATCTGCCGAAAGCACTGGCAGCACTGCAAAAGGGTAAGAAATTTACCCCGGAAAGCGTTTCCCGCCTGCTGGAAAAAATCAGCGCTGGCGGTTACGGCGACAAACGTCTGTCACCGAAAGAGAGCGAAGTATTGCGCCTGTTCGCAGAAGGTTTCCTGGTAACGGAAATTGCCAAGAAGCTGAACCGCAGTATTAAGACCATCAGTAGCCAGAAGAAATCAGCCATGATGAAACTGGGTGTGGATAACGATATCGCACTGCTGAACTATCTCTCCTCCGTCACCTTAACCCAGACGGAAAAAGAGTAA